A genomic region of Ignavibacteria bacterium contains the following coding sequences:
- a CDS encoding M48 family metallopeptidase, with the protein MIKPDKIIRSNRKTVSIKINQYGELIVQAPKTLPNDSIFKIIDKYKDWISDRRTKILSKRAKIRKYLFRDDEEFLFLDKPLKLKIAGNIYPFDNKIKIFITDSSLIISERDVKDAKKLIEKFYRQKARDIFTERVNFYIDKYFELFGERLIYSNIRISSGEKTLGSCSAKNNLNFSWKLIQAPLDVIDYIVVHEIVHIKDKHHKKSFWQKVRKLYPDYKDKIKWLRENWFYLREFLSEEH; encoded by the coding sequence ATGATTAAACCAGATAAGATTATTCGTTCAAATAGAAAAACTGTATCGATAAAAATCAATCAATATGGTGAGTTAATTGTTCAGGCTCCGAAAACGTTACCAAATGATTCCATTTTTAAGATAATTGATAAATATAAAGACTGGATATCTGACCGCAGAACTAAAATATTGTCAAAAAGAGCTAAAATCAGAAAATATCTTTTTCGTGATGACGAAGAGTTTTTGTTTCTGGACAAGCCGCTAAAACTTAAAATAGCTGGAAACATCTATCCTTTTGATAATAAAATAAAAATTTTTATAACAGATAGTTCCTTGATTATTTCTGAAAGAGATGTAAAAGATGCAAAAAAGTTAATTGAAAAGTTTTATCGTCAAAAGGCAAGGGATATTTTTACGGAGAGAGTTAATTTTTATATAGATAAATACTTTGAATTATTCGGAGAGAGATTGATTTATTCGAACATAAGAATTAGCAGTGGTGAAAAAACTTTGGGTTCCTGCTCAGCAAAAAACAACTTAAACTTCTCATGGAAATTAATTCAGGCTCCGCTTGATGTAATTGATTATATAGTTGTTCATGAAATTGTTCACATAAAAGATAAACATCATAAAAAATCTTTCTGGCAGAAGGTTAGGAAATTATATCCGGATTATAAAGATAAAATAAAATGGTTAAGAGAAAACTGGTTCTATTTGCGCGAATTTCTATCAGAAGAACATTAA
- a CDS encoding VWA domain-containing protein → MTFLNPLVLFGLIAASIPIIIHLLNLRKLKVIEFSSLQFLKEMQKNKMRKIKIKQILLLILRTLVIIFLVLSFARPTIRNVKIAGLGSEVKNTIILVIDDTPSMSVEDKKGTYISQAKKIAEKILEMTEEGDEIYLLKFSELSVLKEDFNPLSKNLVLNEIENIEVKDVSKTFIDVFISLSKILEKTTNLSKEIYILTDFQKTNLSDNLSELPKLDKSFDANTRIYIFKIGEKDAFNISIDSLQVLTRIFEINKPVSISATLNNYSSEKGINVSTNLYFNDRKAAQKGIDLNSNASGNFTFTGQIKEYGFNSGKLEIEEDDFLKDNVRFFNFYVPEKIKVLMVSENQNDLLFINLVLSQTLDDNSEPIFYITQSSTQFFNSYKLENYDIIILSSPEKIFNLNSLKNYILNGGKILILPGINSSALAFSKAIETLGLNPIDGVTGSKENKSSFTRFKEIDFNHPIFSGIFAESTPKKIESPKIFMSFNYKPTLNGKEIITLENNYSFLVEEKIGQGVVLLFTSAMDLNWNELPLKPIFVPLINRIALYANSNGTNLNFIAGDDVQFKPFKRITDQLRVQAPDGKEMIFSSENLVKNVVSIGELENAGNYKIFEGDKLIGMISVNINSRESNLTKLKDDEFEKFAKLSFPSSRFRILNLEVNPQEIIAQERYGTELWKLFLILAIICLVIEMIIARASKNDLKNIEPIKI, encoded by the coding sequence ATGACATTTCTAAATCCTTTAGTTTTATTTGGATTAATTGCAGCTTCAATTCCAATTATTATTCATTTGCTTAATCTGCGAAAACTTAAAGTAATCGAATTCAGCTCTCTTCAGTTTCTGAAAGAGATGCAAAAAAATAAAATGCGCAAGATTAAGATTAAGCAGATTCTTCTTTTAATACTCAGAACGCTTGTGATTATTTTTCTTGTTCTTTCATTTGCAAGACCAACTATCAGAAATGTTAAGATAGCCGGACTTGGTTCCGAAGTTAAAAATACAATCATTCTTGTGATTGACGATACGCCAAGTATGTCGGTTGAAGATAAAAAAGGTACTTACATCTCGCAGGCTAAAAAAATCGCAGAGAAAATACTTGAGATGACCGAAGAAGGTGATGAAATTTATCTGCTTAAATTTTCCGAACTGAGTGTTTTAAAAGAAGATTTTAATCCTTTAAGTAAAAATCTTGTCTTGAATGAAATAGAAAATATTGAAGTAAAAGATGTTTCAAAAACTTTTATTGATGTTTTTATTTCTCTTTCTAAGATTCTTGAAAAGACAACAAATCTTTCAAAAGAAATTTACATTTTGACAGATTTTCAGAAAACAAATTTGTCAGATAATTTATCCGAATTACCAAAGTTAGACAAATCTTTTGATGCCAATACAAGAATTTATATTTTCAAAATAGGCGAAAAGGATGCTTTCAATATTTCCATAGACTCACTTCAGGTCTTAACGAGAATTTTTGAAATTAATAAGCCAGTTTCTATCAGTGCAACATTAAACAATTATTCTTCTGAAAAAGGTATTAATGTCAGTACAAACCTTTACTTTAATGATAGAAAAGCTGCTCAAAAAGGGATCGATCTTAATAGCAATGCGTCAGGCAACTTTACATTTACTGGACAGATAAAAGAATATGGATTTAATTCAGGGAAACTCGAAATAGAAGAGGATGATTTTCTAAAAGATAATGTTCGATTTTTTAATTTCTATGTACCCGAGAAAATCAAAGTTTTAATGGTAAGCGAAAATCAAAATGATTTGCTTTTTATAAATCTCGTTTTATCACAAACTCTTGATGATAATTCTGAACCGATCTTTTATATTACTCAATCATCAACGCAGTTTTTTAATTCATATAAGCTCGAGAACTACGACATTATAATACTTTCATCTCCAGAAAAAATTTTTAATCTGAATTCGCTGAAAAATTATATTCTAAATGGAGGCAAGATTTTAATACTTCCTGGAATTAATTCCTCAGCATTAGCATTTAGTAAGGCAATCGAAACTCTCGGACTAAATCCTATAGATGGAGTAACTGGTTCAAAGGAAAATAAATCAAGCTTCACAAGATTTAAAGAGATTGATTTTAATCATCCAATTTTCTCTGGAATATTTGCGGAAAGCACACCAAAGAAAATTGAATCTCCTAAAATTTTTATGTCGTTTAATTATAAGCCTACATTAAATGGGAAAGAAATAATTACTCTTGAAAATAACTACTCCTTTCTTGTGGAAGAAAAAATTGGTCAGGGGGTGGTTTTACTTTTTACCTCAGCAATGGATCTGAATTGGAACGAGCTTCCCCTAAAGCCAATTTTTGTACCTTTAATAAATCGAATAGCGCTTTATGCAAATTCTAATGGAACTAATCTTAATTTTATCGCTGGTGATGATGTCCAATTCAAACCATTTAAAAGAATTACTGATCAACTTAGAGTTCAAGCTCCTGACGGGAAAGAGATGATTTTTTCATCAGAGAATCTTGTGAAAAATGTTGTAAGTATTGGAGAACTTGAGAATGCTGGTAATTATAAAATTTTTGAGGGCGATAAATTAATTGGAATGATTTCAGTAAATATTAATTCGCGGGAATCCAATCTTACCAAACTCAAAGATGATGAATTTGAAAAATTTGCAAAATTATCTTTTCCTTCTTCAAGGTTTCGAATTTTAAATTTAGAGGTAAACCCACAGGAAATTATTGCCCAGGAGAGATACGGAACCGAGCTGTGGAAACTTTTTTTAATTCTTGCAATTATATGTCTGGTAATTGAAATGATTATTGCAAGAGCTTCTAAAAACGATTTAAAAAACATTGAACCAATAAAAATTTAG
- the hflX gene encoding GTPase HflX produces MLEIKPTELEKVVLVGVILPKQDKRVVFDHLEELKLLCKTARGEVVKVFIQDLKNPNPAYLVGKGKAEEIAQFVQENNISAIIFDEELTPTQVRNLENLAKCKVLDRAAVILDIFASHARTREAKTQVELAQYEYYLPRLTRQWTHLSKQYGGIGTKGPGETQIETDRRIIKRKISTLRHKLEEIDTQRTTQRKQREKFFKVVLTGYTNAGKSTLLNLLTDANVLVEDKLFATLDSTTRLVRTKNGYEFLLSDTVGFIRKLPPNLIASFRSTLFEIVYADLILHIVDASHPNREEQIQVVEDTLKEINADKNKSLIVFNKIDLIEDKSIIEFLNLKYPQAIFISAERGININALIERIEKFIEENYVEEEVLLAPDKAYKLAFIQKFADSVESEFDNEMIKVRFKAKKDDYQKILKVLKNEEQQENFELNFNHI; encoded by the coding sequence ATGTTAGAGATAAAACCAACAGAACTTGAAAAGGTTGTTTTAGTTGGAGTGATTTTACCAAAACAGGACAAGAGAGTTGTCTTTGATCATCTTGAAGAATTAAAACTTTTGTGTAAAACTGCCAGAGGTGAGGTTGTAAAAGTTTTTATTCAAGATTTAAAAAATCCAAATCCTGCTTATCTGGTTGGAAAAGGCAAGGCTGAAGAGATTGCTCAATTTGTTCAGGAAAACAATATCAGTGCAATTATTTTTGATGAAGAATTAACACCAACTCAGGTCAGAAATCTTGAAAACTTAGCTAAATGCAAAGTACTTGATAGAGCAGCGGTTATTCTTGATATTTTTGCTTCTCATGCAAGAACGAGAGAAGCTAAAACTCAAGTTGAGCTCGCTCAGTATGAATATTATCTACCAAGACTTACCCGCCAGTGGACACACCTTTCTAAACAGTATGGTGGAATTGGTACAAAAGGGCCTGGCGAAACTCAAATTGAAACTGATAGAAGAATCATCAAAAGAAAAATATCGACTTTAAGACATAAACTTGAAGAGATTGATACTCAGAGAACTACTCAAAGAAAACAGAGAGAAAAATTTTTCAAAGTTGTTTTAACAGGTTATACAAATGCTGGAAAGTCCACTCTATTGAATCTTTTAACTGATGCAAATGTACTTGTTGAAGATAAACTCTTTGCAACTTTAGATTCGACCACGCGATTGGTCAGAACAAAAAATGGGTATGAATTTCTGCTTTCTGATACTGTTGGTTTCATCAGGAAACTGCCGCCAAATTTAATTGCATCTTTCAGAAGTACATTATTCGAAATTGTTTATGCCGATCTAATTCTTCACATTGTTGATGCAAGTCATCCCAATCGTGAAGAGCAAATTCAGGTTGTCGAAGACACATTAAAAGAAATAAATGCGGATAAAAACAAATCTCTTATCGTTTTTAATAAAATTGATTTGATAGAGGACAAATCTATTATAGAATTCCTAAACTTAAAATATCCTCAGGCAATTTTCATTTCGGCTGAGCGAGGAATAAACATTAATGCTTTGATTGAGAGAATTGAAAAGTTTATTGAAGAAAATTATGTTGAAGAAGAAGTGCTTTTAGCACCAGATAAAGCTTATAAGTTAGCTTTCATTCAAAAATTTGCTGATAGTGTTGAAAGTGAATTTGATAATGAAATGATCAAAGTAAGATTTAAAGCCAAGAAAGATGATTACCAAAAAATCTTAAAAGTTCTAAAAAACGAAGAACAGCAAGAAAATTTTGAGTTGAATTTTAATCACATATAA
- a CDS encoding site-specific DNA-methyltransferase yields the protein MKIPAPRNRTIRLTKDEINELKKNLIHLDTQVLSSEIENKIINQDLFDVIDKLPGNFVDLLFIDPPYNLDKNFSVNSKIKNYFKALKPEEYKEWFESWFARLLKILKPNASVYICSDWRSTYLIQDVAQKYLKVQNRITWEREKGRGAKSNWKNCSEDILFCTVSDNFVFNADKVKLKRKVIAPYRDENGNPKDWKDGFRLTYPSNLWTDISVPFWSMPENTDHPTQKPEKLLAKIILASSNEGDFVFDPFLGSGTTAVVAKKLNRKFSGVEIDEYYCCIAEKRLKLAEEDKSIQGYEDGVFWERNTLNLIRKNKNGNS from the coding sequence ATGAAAATCCCAGCCCCAAGAAATCGAACAATTCGACTTACTAAAGATGAAATCAATGAATTGAAAAAAAATCTAATTCATCTTGATACTCAAGTTTTGTCATCAGAGATTGAAAATAAAATTATCAATCAGGATTTATTTGATGTAATAGATAAATTGCCGGGAAATTTTGTGGATTTACTTTTCATTGATCCGCCTTATAATCTGGATAAAAATTTTTCTGTTAATTCTAAGATTAAAAATTATTTCAAAGCATTAAAGCCGGAAGAATATAAGGAATGGTTTGAAAGTTGGTTTGCTAGATTGTTAAAAATTCTCAAACCCAATGCATCGGTCTACATTTGCAGTGATTGGCGTTCCACTTATTTGATTCAAGATGTTGCTCAGAAATATTTGAAAGTTCAGAACCGTATTACCTGGGAAAGAGAGAAAGGCAGAGGTGCAAAATCGAATTGGAAAAATTGCAGTGAGGATATTTTATTCTGTACCGTTTCGGATAATTTTGTTTTTAATGCCGATAAAGTGAAATTGAAACGAAAGGTAATTGCTCCTTATCGTGATGAAAATGGAAATCCAAAAGATTGGAAAGATGGTTTTCGATTAACTTATCCGTCGAATCTGTGGACTGATATTTCAGTTCCATTCTGGTCGATGCCTGAAAACACAGATCATCCAACGCAAAAACCGGAGAAACTTTTAGCAAAAATAATTCTAGCAAGTTCAAATGAAGGAGATTTTGTTTTTGATCCATTTTTGGGTTCAGGAACAACTGCTGTTGTTGCAAAAAAATTGAATCGCAAATTTAGCGGTGTTGAAATTGATGAATACTATTGCTGTATAGCTGAAAAAAGATTAAAACTTGCTGAAGAGGATAAATCCATTCAAGGTTATGAAGATGGCGTTTTCTGGGAAAGAAACACTTTAAATCTTATAAGAAAAAATAAAAATGGAAATTCCTGA
- a CDS encoding NAD(P)/FAD-dependent oxidoreductase: MSLIKNFYDVVVVGAGPAGTTAARFAAEQGVSVLVLEKDRDVGYPVRCGEAVSKDGIEPFIKPDPKWIASTINSFVFIAPDETEVKIKFNRTGYILERRIFDYELGKLAAKAGAEILTKAYVYDLLREDGKISGVKFEHNGEPKEVKAKIVIGADGVESRIGRFAGIKTHTKISDMECCVQFTVSNINVDPESCYFYFGTEYSPGGYLWIFPKGSDSANVGLGIGGDKAKLRSPISYMNHFLEKKFPSIPKLTMISGGVPCSITLSEIVKENVMLVGDAARQVNPLSGGGITSGMIGGSIAGDIAGRAIKENNFRLLNEYPKIWHQRVGKRHEIYYKIKNAIYNFSDETLNSIAHSAIKIPENERTLLSIFKIALFDKPSLLFDFAKIFFY, from the coding sequence TTGAGCCTGATAAAAAATTTTTACGATGTAGTTGTTGTAGGTGCTGGTCCAGCAGGGACAACCGCAGCACGATTTGCTGCTGAACAGGGTGTCTCTGTTTTAGTTTTAGAAAAAGATCGTGATGTTGGTTATCCAGTTCGTTGCGGCGAAGCGGTTAGTAAAGATGGAATTGAGCCTTTCATTAAACCAGATCCAAAGTGGATTGCTTCTACAATCAATAGCTTTGTCTTCATTGCTCCAGATGAAACTGAAGTAAAAATTAAATTTAATAGAACTGGCTATATCTTGGAAAGAAGAATTTTTGATTACGAACTTGGAAAACTCGCAGCTAAAGCCGGAGCTGAAATTTTAACCAAAGCTTATGTTTATGATCTTCTAAGGGAAGATGGAAAAATTTCTGGAGTTAAGTTTGAACACAATGGTGAACCAAAAGAAGTAAAAGCAAAAATTGTTATTGGCGCCGATGGGGTTGAATCTCGAATTGGAAGATTTGCAGGAATTAAAACTCATACAAAAATTTCTGATATGGAATGTTGTGTGCAATTCACAGTTTCAAATATTAATGTCGATCCAGAATCCTGCTATTTCTATTTTGGAACAGAGTATTCACCAGGCGGTTATCTATGGATATTTCCAAAAGGTTCAGATTCAGCAAATGTAGGACTTGGCATTGGCGGCGATAAAGCAAAACTTCGTTCTCCAATTTCTTATATGAATCATTTCCTTGAAAAGAAATTTCCTTCTATTCCAAAATTGACAATGATATCTGGCGGGGTTCCTTGCAGCATTACTTTAAGTGAAATAGTTAAAGAAAATGTAATGCTTGTTGGAGATGCCGCTCGACAGGTTAATCCACTTTCAGGTGGCGGAATAACAAGCGGAATGATTGGCGGAAGTATCGCAGGAGATATTGCAGGCAGAGCCATCAAAGAAAATAATTTCAGACTCTTAAATGAATATCCTAAAATCTGGCATCAAAGAGTTGGTAAACGACATGAGATTTATTACAAAATCAAAAACGCTATTTATAATTTTTCTGATGAAACATTGAACAGTATTGCCCACTCAGCAATTAAAATTCCGGAGAATGAAAGAACTTTACTCTCAATCTTTAAAATCGCTCTTTTCGATAAGCCATCACTTCTTTTTGATTTTGCAAAAATATTTTTTTACTAA
- a CDS encoding 4Fe-4S binding protein, with amino-acid sequence MEIKPNKCDFCGVCVGVCPEDAIELKEASISIIEERCTNCAKCVWCCPIEVLIFRKDKVQQLKAKSN; translated from the coding sequence ATAGAAATTAAACCAAATAAATGTGATTTCTGTGGGGTTTGTGTTGGGGTTTGTCCAGAAGATGCAATCGAACTTAAAGAAGCAAGCATTTCAATAATTGAAGAACGATGCACAAATTGTGCAAAGTGTGTCTGGTGCTGCCCAATTGAAGTTTTAATCTTTAGAAAAGATAAAGTCCAACAACTTAAGGCAAAATCAAATTGA